The stretch of DNA TTCAAGGTGAAGTGGCATTTCCAGGTCGCCGGTTATAACATCATAAAGTGCATCAAGGTTATCCCCAAAATATTCAGGAAGGGTGATTTTTTCTTTCAGCTGAGCATAAAAGTCCTCATAATCTCCTATGTTCGTAAAATCTATATATATTGTTTTCATATTGAGTTGAATTTCCAATTTTTATTCTTTAAAAAAGTCTTGCATTTCTGGCAAAAATCAATTTCTTCATCAGTAGGATTCTTACCTTCTGCACTTCTCATAAAACATGTTTTTTCTGGACAATGTTTCAGTCCTTGTGTGTGGCCAAGTTCATGAATAGCAATCTTAAAAAACTGTTCGTCTATTTTTTTATGGTTTAATCTGAAATTTGAAGCAACACAAGCTTTTCCTGGCCTGTAGCCTAAGCCCATTATTCCAAAATCTTTTATTTTACCTTTCGTAGTACTGATGTCTTTAGAGGTTAATCCAATTGTTATAAAACCATCTTCTGTCTTTTCACTTAAAAATTTGATTATAGAATCAGCCTTATAGCGTTTTCTTTCCTTGTAATATGCATTTTCGGGTAGATCTATAGCATCTAAAATTTTTATGTTTGGATAAATCTTTTTAATCTCAGCAGTTACGAACCTTACTCTTTCAGGTTTTATATCATTGAATGGTTGAATTAGTATTACTATTTCTTTCTTTTCTTTCTTTGATTTTTTTGGTGTGTCTGAACAGGAAAATAAAAGAATTAAAAATATAAGTAAAAAGTAATTACTGCTTTTCAAAACTTTTATAATGATTTTTGGTCAGGTAAACATCACCATTTTTAGTAAAGATAATGCGGTCCGCATTTCTGTTTCCACAGTTATAATTAACGTCTGCTTCAAAATATTGATTTCCTTTTGGTAGATTACCCTCTCTGTTTCCAAATCGGTCACCACCAAGAGCCCGTCCCGGTAATACTTGACAAAGGTTTCCCTGAGAGGGATTCCAACCTTGCTTTCTGGCCTCATTTTTTGTTATATAATAATCAGGAAGTCGATGATTTTGTTTTACATAACTAATCACTGTTTTTTCAGCAGTGAGTTGATCAATAGGCTGCTGATTCTGATTATTTACGGCTGATTTATCAGCGGTACTGCTATATTCAATATTGGGTTTGCCTGAGTCTCCGTCCTTTTTAGTCTCTGTAAATTTGTTAAAAACGTACATAACAAACATTCCGAAGAGAAGTCCAAGGCAGGCAAAAAATAAAGGTCTGGTTTTATTGTTCATAATATTTTATAATTTATCAATATAACAATATACCAGTTTACCAATGGTTTTAGTTGTTATATTGATTCATTGTTACATTATTTTAGGATCTCCATTCTTCAGGAATATCACAGACAGGGATAGGATTCATTTTATGTTGTGCTGCCTTATGCATTCTGTCAAAAATTAAAAATACTTCTTTATCGCGTCCCCCATAATCCTCAGCTGTTTTGGTTCCGTATTCTTTTTGAATTTTCTCCAATTCCGGATAAGTGGCACCAATTTGTTGTTCATCTGTTCTGTCAACATCCCAAAGTCCATCCGTAGGAATAGCCTCCTGAATATTTTTTACCAGATTCAATGCCCTGGCAAGCGTATATACTTCTGTTTTGTAAAGATCAGCAATAGGAGAAACATCTACACCTCCATCTCCATATTTAGTGTAAAATCCGATTCCAAAATCCTCCACTTTATTTCCTGTTCCACAAACTAATAGACCATTGATTTGTCCGTAATAGTATAAAGTAAGCATTCTTAAACGTGCTCTGGTATTGGCGAAAGCTAACTTCTCATTAGGATATAAATCTTCCTGTACGTTAAAGGTTTTATAGAGTTCTTCAAAAGCTGGTGTTAGGTTAACCGACATTGCCTCTACATTGGAAAACTTGGATTTCAGATCGTTCATATGTTCCCATGCCCGGTTCACCTGATCCTCTTTCTGACGAATTGGCATTTCAATTAATAGAGTTTTAAGACCTGTCATTGCAGCCAAGGTAGAAACAACTCCTGAATCTACACCTCCTGAAACGCCAATAACATAGCCGTTTACTTTTGATTTTTCAGCATAATCTTTTAACCAGCTTACAATATGATCTATTACTTTTTGTGTCTGCATTATTTATATTTTTATTCAATTCCAAATTCTTTAGGGTATTCTACTACACCTTTAATATTTTTTAATCCATCTTGGATCAGTTCTATA from Chryseobacterium piperi encodes:
- a CDS encoding matrixin family metalloprotease — translated: MKSSNYFLLIFLILLFSCSDTPKKSKKEKKEIVILIQPFNDIKPERVRFVTAEIKKIYPNIKILDAIDLPENAYYKERKRYKADSIIKFLSEKTEDGFITIGLTSKDISTTKGKIKDFGIMGLGYRPGKACVASNFRLNHKKIDEQFFKIAIHELGHTQGLKHCPEKTCFMRSAEGKNPTDEEIDFCQKCKTFLKNKNWKFNSI
- a CDS encoding ribonuclease domain-containing protein yields the protein MNNKTRPLFFACLGLLFGMFVMYVFNKFTETKKDGDSGKPNIEYSSTADKSAVNNQNQQPIDQLTAEKTVISYVKQNHRLPDYYITKNEARKQGWNPSQGNLCQVLPGRALGGDRFGNREGNLPKGNQYFEADVNYNCGNRNADRIIFTKNGDVYLTKNHYKSFEKQ
- the nadE gene encoding NAD(+) synthase, whose translation is MQTQKVIDHIVSWLKDYAEKSKVNGYVIGVSGGVDSGVVSTLAAMTGLKTLLIEMPIRQKEDQVNRAWEHMNDLKSKFSNVEAMSVNLTPAFEELYKTFNVQEDLYPNEKLAFANTRARLRMLTLYYYGQINGLLVCGTGNKVEDFGIGFYTKYGDGGVDVSPIADLYKTEVYTLARALNLVKNIQEAIPTDGLWDVDRTDEQQIGATYPELEKIQKEYGTKTAEDYGGRDKEVFLIFDRMHKAAQHKMNPIPVCDIPEEWRS